One genomic window of Lepeophtheirus salmonis chromosome 5, UVic_Lsal_1.4, whole genome shotgun sequence includes the following:
- the LOC121118713 gene encoding uncharacterized protein, producing MMKHAEVLLMVFCSLIGLSLGSNIDFENVDEKLSTEELKNLIREMDYMEDELRLNPDEYYDEWALPKINTRSDEDKDYTTKTEVLSLKNPSIRGNNQGNKAVLPAYCDPPNPCPIGYTSNDGCIEDFENSSDYSRNFQYTQNCLCDSEHMFNCPDENIPEDKSFLASLPDIIDYASIRNPFFAGQRLPIAAKKGFAF from the coding sequence ATGATGAAACATGCGGAAGTACTACTCATGGTATTTTGTTCATTGATTGGACTTAGTTTGGGATCCAATATTGACTTCGAAAATGTGGACGAGAAATTATCTACGGAGGAACTAAAGAATCTCATTAGGGAAATGGATTATATGGAAGATGAGTTGAGGCTCAATCCCGATGAATATTATGATGAATGGGcattaccaaaaataaacactCGCTCTGATGAGGATAAAGACTATACTACAAAAACGGAGGTCTTGAGTCTAAAGAACCCATCTATTCGTGGAAATAACCAAGGCAACAAGGCTGTTCTTCCTGCCTACTGCGACCCACCAAATCCTTGCCCTATCGGATACACTTCAAATGACGGATGCATAGAGGATTTTGAGAATTCTTCGGATTATAGCCGCAATTTCCAATACACTCAAAACTGTCTCTGTGATTCTGAACACATGTTTAATTGCCCTGATGAGAACATACCCGAAGACAAATCATTTTTGGCTAGCCTACCAGACATAATTGATTATGCTTCTATTCGAAATCCATTCTTCGCTGGACAAAGGCTTCCTATTGCCGCAAAGAAAGGATTTGCCTTTTAG